The Kribbella amoyensis genomic sequence CCCGTAGTCGGTGTCGACGTACCCGTGCAGTGGGACGCCGCCCTGCCGGAGCGCGTCGAGGCCGCCCGGGTAGTACGGGTCGTCGGCCAGGCCTGGTCCGTTCGCCACGTTCACCACGGCGAAGGCGATCCGGCCGGCCTGTGCCTGCCGCATCAGCTCGGCCCACTGCTCCGGGTTCTCGGCCGGGTGCAGGTACCACGGGACAGCGAGGCGGAGGTCCGCGGGACGGACGGCGGGCAGTGGTTCGGCGGGCTGCCGCCGGGAGAACCTGAGCTTCATGTGACCAGTCCTCGTCTATCGGTGGAGTTCCGGGCGGACCAGCAGCCGCAGGGCGATGACCGTCAGCGCGACGGCCAGCGCGAGAGCGACCAGCAGGTACTCCAGGGCCAGTTGCGCGGCCAGGGGCTCGACCGGCAGGGCCGGCAGCAGTTCCCGGGCAGCAAGCAGGTACAGCGCCGCGGCACTCGCCACCAGCACGGGCAGCAACTGCTGGAAGGCGACCAACATCAACGCGGCCAGGAACGCCCACCCGAGCGCCCCCGCCCCGGCGAACCGCAGCAGCGTCGCCAAGTCGCTGCTCCGGGCCAGCAGCACGATCGCGACGGCCGTCAGCACGGTCAGCCCGAGCAGGTAGCCGCCCAGGCACCGCCGGAGCGCGCGTCGCAGTGCGGCCGTCGCGTCGGCCCGTGATTCCGCTGTCCGCAAGGCGATCTCGGCACTCCGCCGGTACCGCGCGAGCTGGAACTCGGCGACCAGGACGCCACACATCAACGGAGCCATCGTGACCGCGATCGCCACCGACGTCGGGGCGCGGACGCTGTCCACCAGCGCGATGCTGAGCAGCAACGCCAGCGACAACCCGTACCCGACGTACGGCATCGCGCCCGCGGTCGCGGCACGGGCCAGCTCGGCGGACGGCGCCGTGGCCCCGCGCAGCAGCAGGCCCACCCAGCCGACCGCGATCACCAGCGTGCAGCAGATCGCGGCCAGCACGAGCCACCGCGGGACCAGGCTCGGCTGGATCAGCGCCGGGATGCTCACGCACAACCCCGGGACCAGCGCGATCCCGATCACGGCCGGCCGGCCGAGGACCAGCGCGATACTGGACGACAGTACGAACGCGATCTGCCCGACCGCGAGCACGACGGCGGGCCAGGTCACCCAGCCCAGCAGCCCGACCACGACCCCGGCGACCAGCGAGCCGGCCACCGTGACCAGGGCGAGCTTCATCATCTGGAACCGCGCCCCGGTGGCCGAGCCGGCCCCGAGGACGCGGTAGCCCACGTACGCGATGCCCTGGCCGGCCGCCCAGCCGACGATCACGGCGGCCAGCACCATCGCGACCAACGGCAGCGACGGGTGCCGGCCGAGCGCCGCGCCCGTCAGCAGGGCCGGGAGGACGAACACGAAGCCGCGCAGCAAGGTGTCCCGGACGTCGACCTTCGGCGGCGCGACCTGGGCCGGCGTCACCGGCTCCCCGGCCGTGATGGCCTCGTACCGCTGCCGCGCCAGCGCGAACACGTCGGTGTGGCCGTACCGCTGCCGGGCCAGCCGGTCGCTCACCCCGCTCGCCTCCAGGGTGGCCGCGACCTCGAACGCGTCCACCGGAACCACCTCGCCGCCGGGGCGGACCGCGAGCTCACCCGGCCGTTCGGGGACGGCCGGCAACAGGACGGAATCAGCACTCATGAAACCCCTCCGCTCAGAAGCTGCAGCTCTCCCGGTACCGCGGCGTCGTAGAGCTCGCGGTAACAGTCCAGCGACTGCTGCAGGGTGAAGGTCGACAGCGCCCGCTTCCGGCCCGCGGCGCCCAGGTCACGGCGCAGGTCGTCGTCCGTCAGCAGGGTCAGGCACGCCTCGGCGAACGCCTCCGGGTCCCGCGGCGGCACGATCAGCCCGGTGGTGTCGACGGCGTCGGCGGTCCCGCCGACGTCGGTGGAGACCGTCGCCCGGCCGCACATCATCGCCTCGATCACGGTGTACGGCATGCCTTCGGAGATGCTCGACAGCGCGACCACGTGCCCGGCCGCGAACGCGATCCGGGAGGACGCCACCGGTCCCTCCAGCCGGATCCCGTCCCGGACGCCGAGCTCCTCGGCCAGTCGCAGACAGCGGTCCCGGTAGGCCTCGTTGCCGGCCGGGGTCGGCCCGAACAGCCGCAGCATCGTGGCCGGCAGCTTGGACCGGACCAGGGCGAACGCGCTGATCAGCGTCTCCAGGTCCTTCAGCGGGTCGATCCGGCCGACCCAGCTGATCGTCGGCACCCGCGGTTCGTCGGTGAGCTCCTGGTACGCCTGCGGGTCGACCCCGTTGTAGACCGGCAGGATGATCTCCGGGTCGGCGCCGAGCCGTTCGGCCCAGCGCGCGTTGAACTCCGCGACCGGCGCGACGAAGTCGGCGTTGCGGTAGCCGACCGCGGTCAGCATCCGGAGGAACCCGAGCACCACGAACCGCACGCTCTGCGGCAGCTCGAGATCCTGGAAGGCGAGGTACCGCTCACGCAGGTAGACACCGTGCTCGGACATCACGAACGGTGTCCCGTGCCGCCACTTCTCGGCCAGCGCGACCATCGTCGGCAGCCCGTTCGACACCGCGTGGCACAGATCGGGCTGCGTCTCCAGCCGCACCGTCAACGGCAGCAGGGACCGCTCCAGCAGGGTCACCGCTGTCAGCGCGTCGTGGACCGACAGGTTGTCCTGCCGATCCGCGGCCGGCCAGACGGTCAGCAGCTCGGTGAGCAGGTCCGCGGAGCGCAGCGCGGGCCCCAGGTCCATCTCCGCGGCCAGCAGCGCCAGCTTGAACAGGCCGATCTCGAACATGTCCAGCTCGTCCCGGACGATCCCGCCGAGCAACGCCCGGACGGCGCGGATCACCCGCGGCTGGTAGTCCCGCCGGCGGCGAGTCGAGGCCGGTCCCCACAACGGCACGGCCCGGAGCGAGCGGACGTTCGCCGGCAGCTCCCACTGCGGCCGCTCGTTGCCCGAGGCCACCAGCGTGACCAGGTCGAACGTGTGCTCTCCCAGCCCGTTGACCAGCTTGTCGCACCAGGTGCTCACGCCTCCCGGTACGTACGGGTAGGTGCCCTCGTTGATGAGCACGACGTCCATCCCACTCCCCCCGTCGGTCGTCTGCCGGACCCAGCCTGCCCCGGCCCGTGGACGCGGTGATCCGGCAACTGAGGGGACCAGGGGTATCCGCCTGCACTAGTGCAGGTGACGGAGAGAGGATGCGCCGGACTGGGCCGGACGGAGGAGCTGTGGTCCGCCAGCTGCACGTTCCGGGGTCCCGGCCGGCGCCCGACGCTGACTGGCATGAACCGACAGATCTGGTTGCTCACCGGCGGCGCCGGGTACATCGGCGCGCACGTGGCCGCCGCGATGCGCCGGGCCGACCGTGAGGTCCTGGTGGTGGACGACCTGAGTACAGGCGATCCCGCCCGGGTCCCGGCGGACGTGGAGCTCGTCGCCGCCTCGGTCCTCGACACCACCGAGCTGGCGGACGTGATGAAGAGCCACCGGATCGCCGGGGTCATCCACCTGGCCGCGAAGAAGGCGGTGGCCGAGTCGGTCGACCGTCCGCTGCACTACTACCAGCAGAACGTGCACGGGACGGCGAGTGTGCTGCAGGCGATGAGTATCGCGGGGGTTCGCCGCCTCGTCCTCTCCTCCAGTGCGGCCGTGTACGGCGTCCCGCCGCCGGGGCCGGTGACCGAGTCGACGCCGACGACACCGATCAACCCGTACGGCGTGACCAAGCTGATCTGCGAGTGGCTCGTCCGGGACGCCGCGTCGTCCCTGGGGCTGTCCTGGATCGGGCTGCGGTACTTCAACGTCGCCGGTGCCGGGGATCCGTCCCTGGGAGATCCCGGCGTCGCCAACCTGATGCAGCTCACCCTGCAGGCGCTGAGCCGTGGATCCCGGCCCCAGGTGTACGGCCGCGGCCACGACACCCAGGACGGCAGCTGCGTCCGCGACTACGTCCACGTCGCCGATCTCGCCGATGCGCACCTGGCCGCCGTGGACCACCTGCACAGCCGGGACACGACCCGCGCCGTGTACAACGTCGGGTGCGGCCGTGGGTACAGCGTGCTCGAGGTGCTCGCCGCCGCCCAGCGCGTCACTGGGATCCGCCGCCCGTACGAGGTCGTCGCGGCCCGGCCCGTCGACCCGCCCTCGGTGGTCGCCGACCCGGCCCGGATCCGTGCCGACCTCGGCTGGTCCGCCCGGTACGACCTCGACGCCATGGTCCGGTCCGCCTGGGACGCCTGGCAGTACGCGCACACGCCGGCGTTGACGGCCCGCTGATTCCCACCCGGGAAGGTCCCCGCTTCCAGACTCCCCACACCCGTCGAGGGAGCGGGGACACCCGGGTGGGCCGGAAGTCGCCAGAAAAGTGCTCGCTCGATGAGCACTTATCAGTGCGATCGTTGATTTCGTCAGCAGGGCAAGGGAATCGACGAAAGGACCAGCATCATGTTGCGAGGCTTTGCGACCGTCAGCTTCTACGTCACCGACCTGGCGGCGGCCCGCGCCTGGTACTCCGAACTCCTCGGCATCGAGCCGTACTTCGCGGTGCCGACCCCGGACAACCCGAGCTACCTGGAGTACCGCTTCGGCGACTTCCAGTGCGAGCTCGGCCTGATCGACGCGAAGTACGCCCCGCACCAGGTCGGTACCCCGGCCGGCGCGATCGTCTACTGGCACGTCAACGACCTCGAAACCACCTTCGAGCGGCTGCAGAAGCTCGGCGCCACCGTCAACGAACCGATCACCGCCCGCGGCGACACCGGGTTCCGCACCGCCTCCGTCGTCGACCCGTTCGGCAACGTCCTCGGCGTGATGTACAACCCGCACTACGTGGAGATCTTCGAGTCGCTGCGGAAGTGACCGGCGAGCACCCTTGCGCGGTGCGGCCGCAGCGGTGACGGTGTGTTCGACGGGGTTCTCGGGTTCGAGGGGTGATGGCGATGGCCGAGTCGTTCGTGCACGTCGAGCCGGGGGGCCGGATCGTGTTCGGGCCCGGGACGCTGGACCGGGTCCCGGACGAGGTCGACCTGCTCGGGATCGGGATCGGCCGGGTGCTGCTGATCGCCACCGCCTCGGCCCGCGACGACGCCGACCTGCTCGAGGTCGGTCTCGGTGATCGCTTCGCCGGCCGGATCGACGGGGTCCGTCAGCACGTCCCGATCGAGCAGGCCGAGGTGGCCCGGGCGAAGGCGGCCGAGGTCGACGCCCGCGGCCTGGTCGCACTCGGCGGCGGCTCCGCGGTCGGCCTGGCCAAGGCGATCGCCCTGACCACCGGCCTGCCGATCATCGCGATCCCGACCACGTACGCCGGATCGGAGCGGACCCCGGTCTGGGGACTGACCGTGGACGGCCGGAAGTCCACCGGTACCGATCCGGTGGTGCTGCCGAGGACCGTGGTCTACGACCCGCTCCTGAGCCGGCGGCTCCCGGTCACCGTGACCGCGGCCAGTGTCGCGAACGCGATCGCGCACTGTGTGGAGGCGATCTGGACCCCCAAGGCCGACCCGCTCACCGAGGTGGTCGCGATCGAGGGCGCCCGGACCCTCCGGGCCGGCCTGCTCGGAGTACTTGCCGAGCGCACCGATCTGGAGGCCCGGAGCAACCTTCTTCTCGGGGCCTGCCTGGCCGGATCCGCGCTGGCCCAGGCCGGGACCGGCTTGCACCACCAGCTCTGCCATCTCCTCGGCGGCCAGTTCGGCCTGCCCCATGCGGAGACCCATGCCGCGGTGCTTCCCCAGGTCACCCGGCTGCTGGCCGGGAACGTCCCGCGCGCCAAGGCGAGAATGGAAGCGGCCCTGGAGACCGAGGACCTCGCCACCGGACTCTTCGACCTCTTCCAGGCAGCGGGCGTACCGACGAGCCTCGGTGAGCTGGGGCTGACCGAGGAGCAGGCCGTTGCTGCGGCGAAGTCGTTCGACGGCCAGGTCTCCGTGGACCAGCTGACCGATCTCCTCGTCCGGGCCTGGTCCGGCCGACGACCTGAAGGGACCGGACGATGAGCGGAACGAACCTGGCCGGCGACGAGCTGACCTCGGCCGTGGTGGCGAGCTTCGACGGCAGTCCCGACCCGCGGCTGCGGGAGGTACTGGGCGCGCTCGTCCGGCATCTGCACGCGTTCGCCCGGGAGGTCGACCTGACCGAGGAGGAGTACTTCGCCGGGATCGACTTCCTGACCAGGACCGGGCAGATCTCGACCGGCACCCGGCAGGAGTTCGTGCTACTCGCGGATGTCCTCGGCCTGTCCATGCTGACCGTCGGCCTGGGCAACCCGAAACCACCCGCCGCCACCGCTTCGACCGTCTTCGGGCCGTTCTTCGTCGAGGGATCACCGGCGGTCGAGCTCGGCGGCGACGTCGCGAACGGCGCACCCGGGCAGCCGTGTCTGGTCAGCGGCCGGGTGCTCGCCACGTCGGGCGAGCCGATCGCCGGGGCGTTGGTGGAGACCTGGCAGTCCGACGAGGACGGCTTCTACGACGTGCAGAAGGACCTGGCGGAACCGCAGAACCGCGGCCACCTGACAACCGATGCCGAGGGCAACTACTCGTTCTGGGCGGTCCGGCCGGTGGCGTACCCGATCCCGGCGGACGGCCCGGTCGGCGAACTGCTCCGGGCCGGCGGCCGGGGTCCGATGCGGCCGGCCCACATCCACTTCATGGTCACCGCGCCCGGGTACGCACGGCTGATCACGCACGTGTTCGCGGCCGGGGACGAGCATCTCGGCGACGACGCGGTGTTCGGGGTGAAGGACTCGCTGGTCGCCGAGTTCACCGAGCACCCGGCCGGCTCAGCCGCACCCGATGGACGCGAGCTGGACCGGCCGTGGTTCAGCGTGGAGTACGACCTGGTCCTCGCCCCGGTCGAGGAGACCCGACCTCAGCAGGGTTGACGGTCCGGGCCGAGGTCGAGCGGTTTGCGCATCGAGCTCATCCCGAGCTTGCGGGCCTCGGCGCAGAAGTCCTTCGGATCCAGCTCGTACTCGACGTGCAGGACCGCCTTGCCCGCCCGCAGGAACGGCTCCAGCTCGTCGCACTCGGAGTACCGCATGCACTCCTCGTTGACGGCGAAGTCGAAGTCCGGTTCGAGGGCGGCCACCTGGTCCAGGTCGTTCTTCAGCGCGACCGACAGGCCCCGGGCGTGCGCGAGGTCCGCGATCCGGCGGTTGAAGGTGAGCTGGTCGTCGGCGGTCAAACCGAAGCCGCTGTCGTTGGCGTACGCGTCCACGTTGTCCGGCTCGATCGCGTCGAACCCCTTGTCCCGGCACTGGTCGAACCGGGCCGCGAGAATCGGTTCCAGCTGGTCCCATCGGCGGATGTCGAGCCAGCGTTCGTCCGACCAGTCCTCGAGCTGCTTGCCGAGCACGTCCGCCGGGAACCGGTCCTTGTCCGGCCGGAAGTCCTCGTACGTGCCGACGCTGACGTAGCAGATCACGTGGCGGCCCTTCTCGTGGAGCTCGGCGACCTGCTCGGCGGAAGTGGTCTGCCCGTCCACGTCGTACACCGGGACGTCGACGTCGAGGTCCAGGTCGCCGCGCAGCTGCCACTGCCAGGGCGCTCCCTGCTGCGGGGACCAGCGATCGCCGGCCGGTGCGGTGGTCCTCGGTGGCGGCTCCGCGGAGCTGTCCGCGCACCCGGCGAGTACGGCCAGGCACAGTGCCGCGACCACGAGCCGTCTCATCGCCGGTCCCTAGGTCCGCTGACCGAAGGTGTGCCGGCGGATCCAGGCGTGCATCGCGATCGCGGCCGCCGCGCTCGCGTTGATGGACCGGGTCGACCCGTACTGGGCGATGTTCAGCACGTCCGTACAGATCTCGTGCGCCGCCTCGGTCAGACCCGGGCCCTCTTGTCCGAACAACAGCACGCAGGCCTCCGGGAGCTCGTAGGTCTCCAACGGTACGGACCCGGGCAGGTTGTCGATCCCGATCACCGGCAGCCCGTGCTCCCGCGCATACCCGGCGAGGTCGGCCAGTTGCGGATGGTGCCGCACGTGCTGGTAGCGGTCCGTCACCATCGCGCCGCGACGGTTCCACTTCCGGTTGCCGACGATGTGCACCTCGCGGGCCAGGAACGCGTTGGCCGTCCGGACCACCGAACCGATGTTCAGGTCGTGCTGCCAGTTCTCGATCGCGACGTGGAACGGGTGCCGCTGCCGGTCCAGGTCCTCGACGATCGCCTCGAGCCGCCAGTACCGGTACTTGTCGACCACGTTGCGCCGGTCACCGTGCGCGAGCAGTTCCGGATCGAGCCGGGGGTCGTCGGGTGGATCCCCGGGCCACGGCCCGACCCCTACTTCGGCCGGGCCGACCAGATCGGCACCGACCAGGTCAGCCGTCCCACCACGATTCATCTCCCGCACAGGTTGGGACGCTACCCTGTTGCCCGTGCTACCTCTCATCGCGATGCTGATGCCGAACTGGATGGACCCGGAGTTCCTGCTGAACTGGCTGGGCGACTGGGCTCTGTGGGGGACCGCCGCGGTCATCTTCATCGAGTGCGGGCTGCTGTTCCCGATCCTGCCCGGTGACTCGCTGCTGTTCGCGGTCGGCCTGTTCATCGCGCTGGGCACGATCGGCGTGCCGCTCTGGCTGGCGTGTGTGGTGCTGACCGCGGCCGCGTTCCTGGGCAACGTGTCCGGGTACTACATCGGCCGCGCGCTGGGGACCACGCTGTTCAAGAACCCGGACGCGAAGTTCCTCAAACCGAAGTACCTCGACCAGACGCACGCGTTCTTCGACAAGTACGGTCCGCGCGCGCTGGTGCTGGCCCGGTTCGTGCCGATCGTGCGGACCTTCATCACCGTGACCGCCGGCGCCGGCAAGATGGACCCGCGGAAGTTCTTCTTCTGGACCGGCATCGGCGCGGTGCTGTGGGGTACCGGCGTCACCCTGCTCGGGCACGCGCTCGGCCGGATCGACTTCATCCACGAGCACCTGGAGTCGGCGCTGATCCTGCTGGTCTTCATCTCGATCATCCCGATGATCGTCGAGTTCGTCCTGGCCAAGCGCCGCGAACGCCGCAACGACCACAACGGCGACGGCCGCGACGACCGGTACGACACCGCCGCCGAGCGCGCCGCGGTGATGGAGAAGATCAACGAGTGAACTGAGCGGCGTACCGGGGGCTCGCGGGCCCTCAGTACGCCGCGCAGCGTGTCCGGGACTCCAGGGCCCCGAACGCCCAGTGGCCGAACGGTCTCAGTGGCCGAACGGGAAGTGCGGGTCGGACCAGAGGTAGTCGGTGCTGAGCTGGTCGAGTACGCCGATGCCGATCCGGCCCGACGGCAGTGGCCCGACCAGCCGGCCGGACCCGAGTGAGCAACCCACCCGAACCCGGTCAGCCGCCTGGTACCAGACCAGCGCCCCCCGTGGCGCCGCCCCTTCGTGCAACAGGGCGTGGTGGTCGAGCCACTGCAACGCGTCGGCCGGATCGTGCCAGCCGCTGTCGTTCGCGTAACCGAACGCCATCCGCTGGAACTTCAACGACCACTCCTGCCAAGCCGCGGACCCGATCCGAGCCAGCTGCCACTCCAGAGCCGACTCCGTGTCCCGCGGATTCACCACCCGCATCGCGATCCGCCGTCCCACTCACAACACCCCCCGGCCGCCAAACCCCCATCCTCGGCAAACCGCCGCGACAGCAAAATTCTCACCACCCGACATACACGGCCGATACATTCCCCCCAAGCCGGTGTGCGGTTGGACAGGAGGTCATCACCGTCGCCGGAGGCTGCTCACCGGACCTGAGCGGCCGGCCCAGCCAGCACCGCGAACCACGTCCTGTCCGGATGCACGCGGCCGGTCAGCTGACAGCGAGGTCTGTGGTCAGTTGGGTGAGGTCTTTCTTGGCTTGGGTGACTTTGGTGTCGTTGGCTATCTGTTGCCAGGCCCGGATGGCTCGGTTCAGGTAGCGGCGGGCGAAGTCGGGGTTGCCGGTGGACCGGTGGAGGCGGCCCAGGTTGTGGGCCGCGTCGCCTTCCACGCTGCGATCGCCGAGGCGGTGGCCTACTTCGATCGCCTCGAGGAGCATCTTGCGGGCGGCCGCGTCCTCGCCCAGCACCATCAGGACCTCGCCCAGTTCGGCTCTCGCGTACGCCGCGCAGTGGTCGTCGCCGATGCCTTTGAAGATCGCCAGGGACGCCCGCAGTTGCCTGGCCGCCTGGTCGGGCCTGCCTTGGCGGAGGCGGAGGGTGGCGATGCGGCGGCGGACCTTGGCTTCGCGGTGCCGGTCGCCGAGCCGGACACCGAGCAGGAACGCCTCGGCCAGGTACCGCCCGGCGGTGACCGTGTCCTCGCGGGCCAGCCAGATCGAGGCGGCCGCGCTCCGCGCCACCGCTTCGCCGTTGCGGTCGCCGACCTCGACGAACGCGTTCACCGCCTTCTCGTACTGCGGGAGCGCCTCGTCCGGCCGGCCGCGTTCGCGCAACCACGTCCCCAGGCCGACCGCGGCCACGCCCTCGCCCAACCGGTCGCCCACTTCGGCGAACAGCGAGGCCGCCGCGGTCAGGTGTTCCCAGGCCGGTTCCCAGTCGTCGCGGTACAAGGCGAGCTGGCCGAGGTTCCGGTGCAGGATCGCGCTGCCCCGGCGATCACCGCACGCGATCGCGCTGAGCAGCCCGGGCCGGTGGGATTCGTTCCAGTCGTCGAAGCCGGCCCGCATGTCCAGGTACGGTCCCCAGGCCGCCGCCAGTCGCCAGGCCTGCTCGTGCAACTCGTTCTGCGCGGCGGCCCGGATCGCGGGGACGAACGTGCTCCGCTCACTGTCGAACCACGCGATCGCGTCCGCGTCGGTGAACGGCTCCGGATCCGGCGCCCGCAGGGGTCCCTCGTAGTCCAGGCTGCCGAAGTACTCGAACGGCAGCGCGGCCGCGGCTCGGCGGACCTTGTGCAGCAACGCGTCCAGGACGGTCGCCAGGTCCTCGAGCGCCTGCGCCTTCTGGGCCTCGTCGCCGACGCCGATCGCGTGCAGCCGCAGCAGATCGTGCACCCGGTACCGCGCTTTGCCGGTCGCGTCCACCGAGCTGATCTGGACCAGGTTCACCTCGATCAGCCGGTCCAGCGCACGTCGTACCGCGGCCGGGCTCGCCACCGGTTCGAGCACGCGGGCCGAGAACACCCCGACGGCGAAGTGGCCGATCAGCCGGTACAGCCGGGCCTCTTCCGCGCTGAGCGAGTCGTAGCTGAGGTCGGCGCTGGTCCGGACCGCGAGCTCGCCGATGCTGAGCTCGTCGAGGCGGTTCGTCTCGTCGCGCAGCCGGCGGGCCAGCTCGGCCGGGCTGAGGTCGGGGCGCTGGGCGAGCCGGCTGGCCACGATCCGGATCGCCAGCGGCAGGTTCCCGCAGGCCGCGAGGATCTCCTCGGCCGCCGCGGACCCACCGTCCACCCGGCCCGAACCGGCGACCCGCTGGAACAACTCGGCCGCCTCGGTGTTCTCGAACGTGTCCAGCGGAACGCTGTCGGCGCCGGCCAGGTCCATCAACCGGTTCCTACTGGTGATGACGACCGCGGACGCGCCCGTCCCCGGCATCAGCGGGAGCACCTGGGCCGCGGACGCGACGTCGTCGAGGATGATCAGCACCCGCCGGCTGGCCAGCTCGGACCGGAGCATCGCGGACCGCCGTTCCGGATCGGCGGGGACGGCGAAGTCGGGCACGTTCAGGCTGAGCAGCAGGTCGGTGAGCGCGCCGCCGGGATCGCGGGCCTCGGTCGCGCCGCGCATGTCGAGGTAGATCTGCCCGTCCGGGAACGACTCCCGCACCTGGTGCCCGAGCCGGACCGCGAGCGAGGTCTTGCCGGTCCCCGGCGCACCGGAGATCACCGCGATCGGCGGCCGGACCGGGTCCCGGCCACAGACCAGGTCGCGGAGCCGGTCCAGGTGGTCCTGGCGGCCGGCGAAGTCGGCGAGGTCCAGCGGCAGCTGGCTCGGGGGCCGGCGCGGATCGGTCAACGCGGGCGCCGCCATCAGGCCGGGCGGCTCGGCGGTCGGCTCCGGCCTCCGGATCGGCGCCGGGATGCCCGGATCGGGCCAGTTCGCGGAGCGGCCGTGTTCGGCGCGGGCACCGGCGGCGGCGAGTTCGTCGCCCGGTTCGACGCCGAGCTCGTCGGCCAGCGTCCGGACCGCCTTCTGGTACGCCGTGCGCGCCTCGGCCGTCCGGCCCGCGGCGGTCAGGGTGTCGACCAACCGCCGCCACAGCTGCTCGTCGTACGGATCTTCGGTGAGCCGGGCGCTGAGCAGGACGGCGGCGCCGGCGGCGTCACCGTGGTCGAGCCGGAGATCGAGCAACGTGTCGACCAGGCCGCGGTACTGGGTCTCCAACCGGGCGATCGACCCCTCCCAGGCGGCTGAGAT encodes the following:
- the pelF gene encoding GT4 family glycosyltransferase PelF — translated: MDVVLINEGTYPYVPGGVSTWCDKLVNGLGEHTFDLVTLVASGNERPQWELPANVRSLRAVPLWGPASTRRRRDYQPRVIRAVRALLGGIVRDELDMFEIGLFKLALLAAEMDLGPALRSADLLTELLTVWPAADRQDNLSVHDALTAVTLLERSLLPLTVRLETQPDLCHAVSNGLPTMVALAEKWRHGTPFVMSEHGVYLRERYLAFQDLELPQSVRFVVLGFLRMLTAVGYRNADFVAPVAEFNARWAERLGADPEIILPVYNGVDPQAYQELTDEPRVPTISWVGRIDPLKDLETLISAFALVRSKLPATMLRLFGPTPAGNEAYRDRCLRLAEELGVRDGIRLEGPVASSRIAFAAGHVVALSSISEGMPYTVIEAMMCGRATVSTDVGGTADAVDTTGLIVPPRDPEAFAEACLTLLTDDDLRRDLGAAGRKRALSTFTLQQSLDCYRELYDAAVPGELQLLSGGVS
- the galE gene encoding UDP-glucose 4-epimerase GalE; amino-acid sequence: MNRQIWLLTGGAGYIGAHVAAAMRRADREVLVVDDLSTGDPARVPADVELVAASVLDTTELADVMKSHRIAGVIHLAAKKAVAESVDRPLHYYQQNVHGTASVLQAMSIAGVRRLVLSSSAAVYGVPPPGPVTESTPTTPINPYGVTKLICEWLVRDAASSLGLSWIGLRYFNVAGAGDPSLGDPGVANLMQLTLQALSRGSRPQVYGRGHDTQDGSCVRDYVHVADLADAHLAAVDHLHSRDTTRAVYNVGCGRGYSVLEVLAAAQRVTGIRRPYEVVAARPVDPPSVVADPARIRADLGWSARYDLDAMVRSAWDAWQYAHTPALTAR
- a CDS encoding VOC family protein; this encodes MLRGFATVSFYVTDLAAARAWYSELLGIEPYFAVPTPDNPSYLEYRFGDFQCELGLIDAKYAPHQVGTPAGAIVYWHVNDLETTFERLQKLGATVNEPITARGDTGFRTASVVDPFGNVLGVMYNPHYVEIFESLRK
- a CDS encoding maleylacetate reductase, producing MAESFVHVEPGGRIVFGPGTLDRVPDEVDLLGIGIGRVLLIATASARDDADLLEVGLGDRFAGRIDGVRQHVPIEQAEVARAKAAEVDARGLVALGGGSAVGLAKAIALTTGLPIIAIPTTYAGSERTPVWGLTVDGRKSTGTDPVVLPRTVVYDPLLSRRLPVTVTAASVANAIAHCVEAIWTPKADPLTEVVAIEGARTLRAGLLGVLAERTDLEARSNLLLGACLAGSALAQAGTGLHHQLCHLLGGQFGLPHAETHAAVLPQVTRLLAGNVPRAKARMEAALETEDLATGLFDLFQAAGVPTSLGELGLTEEQAVAAAKSFDGQVSVDQLTDLLVRAWSGRRPEGTGR
- a CDS encoding intradiol ring-cleavage dioxygenase, which codes for MSGTNLAGDELTSAVVASFDGSPDPRLREVLGALVRHLHAFAREVDLTEEEYFAGIDFLTRTGQISTGTRQEFVLLADVLGLSMLTVGLGNPKPPAATASTVFGPFFVEGSPAVELGGDVANGAPGQPCLVSGRVLATSGEPIAGALVETWQSDEDGFYDVQKDLAEPQNRGHLTTDAEGNYSFWAVRPVAYPIPADGPVGELLRAGGRGPMRPAHIHFMVTAPGYARLITHVFAAGDEHLGDDAVFGVKDSLVAEFTEHPAGSAAPDGRELDRPWFSVEYDLVLAPVEETRPQQG
- a CDS encoding endo alpha-1,4 polygalactosaminidase, which encodes MRRLVVAALCLAVLAGCADSSAEPPPRTTAPAGDRWSPQQGAPWQWQLRGDLDLDVDVPVYDVDGQTTSAEQVAELHEKGRHVICYVSVGTYEDFRPDKDRFPADVLGKQLEDWSDERWLDIRRWDQLEPILAARFDQCRDKGFDAIEPDNVDAYANDSGFGLTADDQLTFNRRIADLAHARGLSVALKNDLDQVAALEPDFDFAVNEECMRYSECDELEPFLRAGKAVLHVEYELDPKDFCAEARKLGMSSMRKPLDLGPDRQPC
- a CDS encoding TrmH family RNA methyltransferase, with protein sequence MNRGGTADLVGADLVGPAEVGVGPWPGDPPDDPRLDPELLAHGDRRNVVDKYRYWRLEAIVEDLDRQRHPFHVAIENWQHDLNIGSVVRTANAFLAREVHIVGNRKWNRRGAMVTDRYQHVRHHPQLADLAGYAREHGLPVIGIDNLPGSVPLETYELPEACVLLFGQEGPGLTEAAHEICTDVLNIAQYGSTRSINASAAAAIAMHAWIRRHTFGQRT
- a CDS encoding DedA family protein, producing MLPLIAMLMPNWMDPEFLLNWLGDWALWGTAAVIFIECGLLFPILPGDSLLFAVGLFIALGTIGVPLWLACVVLTAAAFLGNVSGYYIGRALGTTLFKNPDAKFLKPKYLDQTHAFFDKYGPRALVLARFVPIVRTFITVTAGAGKMDPRKFFFWTGIGAVLWGTGVTLLGHALGRIDFIHEHLESALILLVFISIIPMIVEFVLAKRRERRNDHNGDGRDDRYDTAAERAAVMEKINE